The Hymenobacter sp. 5317J-9 genome has a window encoding:
- a CDS encoding molybdopterin molybdotransferase MoeA — MLSPAEATARVLATARPLPPETVALPHAAGRILAETLVADRDFPPFNRVAMDGIAVSFATWAGGQTEFDIAHAQYAGEPARPLPSPQQAVEVMTGAVLPAGADAVIRYEDILLHDNRARIQIPTPDAAGVNIHHQAADRRAGDALLRAGTRLGPAELAVAATVGAAELAVLRAPRLAVVSTGNELVGIREKPLAHQIRRSNVYALQALFAQAGADVSLFHLSDDVAELRDGLTKILGAGFDAVVLSGAVSKGRADHLPGLLRELQVEEIFHEVQQRPGKPLWFGARAGGPVVFGLPGNPVSTFITACRYVRPWLRAVQQFAGTPETAAAAEAPQPAVLTVDINFKPQLTHFVPVRLTVDAGGRRLATPLRVGGSGDMMGLVGATAFLELPPEPAVFAAGSVWPAWAL, encoded by the coding sequence ATGCTCTCCCCCGCCGAAGCCACCGCCCGCGTCCTTGCCACGGCCCGCCCGCTGCCGCCCGAAACCGTGGCCCTGCCCCACGCTGCCGGCCGCATCCTGGCCGAAACGCTGGTGGCCGACCGCGACTTTCCGCCTTTCAACCGGGTGGCGATGGACGGCATTGCGGTGAGCTTTGCCACCTGGGCCGGGGGCCAGACGGAATTCGACATTGCCCACGCCCAGTATGCCGGTGAGCCCGCCCGCCCGCTGCCCAGCCCGCAGCAGGCCGTGGAGGTGATGACGGGCGCGGTGCTGCCCGCCGGGGCCGATGCGGTGATTCGCTACGAGGACATTCTGCTGCACGACAATCGCGCCCGCATTCAGATTCCGACGCCCGATGCGGCCGGCGTCAACATCCACCACCAGGCCGCCGACCGCCGCGCCGGCGATGCCCTGCTGCGCGCCGGCACCCGCCTGGGACCCGCCGAGCTGGCCGTGGCCGCCACCGTGGGCGCTGCCGAGCTGGCCGTGCTGCGCGCCCCGCGCCTGGCCGTGGTGAGCACCGGCAACGAGCTGGTGGGCATTCGGGAAAAGCCCCTGGCGCACCAGATACGGCGTTCCAACGTGTACGCGCTGCAAGCGCTGTTTGCCCAGGCCGGGGCCGACGTTTCGCTGTTCCACCTCTCCGACGACGTGGCGGAGCTGCGCGATGGTCTCACCAAAATTTTGGGCGCAGGCTTTGATGCCGTGGTGCTGAGCGGAGCCGTGAGCAAGGGCCGCGCCGACCACCTGCCGGGCCTGTTGCGTGAATTGCAGGTCGAGGAAATTTTCCACGAAGTGCAGCAGCGGCCGGGCAAGCCGCTGTGGTTTGGAGCGCGGGCCGGCGGGCCGGTAGTGTTTGGGTTGCCCGGCAACCCGGTTTCAACGTTCATCACGGCCTGCCGCTACGTGCGGCCCTGGCTGCGCGCCGTGCAACAGTTCGCAGGCACACCCGAAACTGCCGCCGCTGCCGAGGCCCCACAACCAGCCGTGCTTACCGTCGACATCAATTTCAAGCCCCAACTCACCCACTTCGTGCCCGTGCGCCTGACCGTGGACGCTGGAGGCCGTCGCTTGGCCACCCCGCTCCGCGTGGGTGGTTCCGGCGACATGATGGGGCTGG